A genomic stretch from Theobroma cacao cultivar B97-61/B2 chromosome 4, Criollo_cocoa_genome_V2, whole genome shotgun sequence includes:
- the LOC18603149 gene encoding cellulose synthase-like protein G2 translates to MASSKILHSCTTQKRRTILNRLHTLFHFTATLLLLYYRVSHFFDGNNMPALAWALMTLSELIFTFIWGLTLAFRWQPLSRSVSVDKIPADMDLPGLDVFVCTADPQKEPTVEVMNTVLSALALDYPPEKLAVYLSDDGGSYITLYALKEAFRFATCWLPFCKKYGIKTRCPEAFFSSLAKYEQLPTTDEFSAEDEELEMKYRLVKRNVEKVCEEASIYAVQDRPAHVEIIHGDTDMKDEDRTKMPLLVYVSRERRPSKPHRFKAGALNALLRVSEKFSNGPCLLVLDCDMYCNDPTSPTQAMCFHLDPEMSPSLAFVQFPQMFYNISKNDIYDNQARSAYRIKWQGMNGIRGPSLSGTGFYLKRKALYGSPNFEDKHLFEPQSSFGMSSKFTDLQKFSSEQEIARFEGPSDAILKEAKLLASCDYERNTKWGEEIGFSYESLLESTFTGYLLHCRGWTSVYLCPTRPCFLGCTTIDMKDALVQLVKWSSGLLQIGLSRFSPLSYGVSRMSILQSMCYGYFTFQPLFAIALLIYGIVPQLCFLKGIPLYPKVLSPWFAVFSTVYLSALGQQLHEVLSDGGTIWTWWNEQRIWVIKSVSGSLFGCLDLSMKRLGVKKTTFRLTNKAVDKEKLEKYEKGEFDFQGAAMFMVPLSVLVILNMACFIAGIRGVIIRKNYGEMFGQIFLSLFIMVLSYPMIEGLLKKSKKEQ, encoded by the exons ATGGCTTCCTCTAAGATCCTTCACAGTTGTACCACTCAGAAACGTCGTACTATCCTTAACAGGCTTCACACTCTCTTCCACTTCACGGCCACACTGTTGTTGCTTTACTACCGGGTCTCGCATTTCTTTGATGGAAATAACATGCCTGCTTTAGCATGGGCTCTCATGACCCTGTCTGAGCTCATTTTCACCTTCATTTGGGGGCTTACGCTCGCCTTTCGCTGGCAGCCTCTGTCTCGTAGCGTCTCTGTGGATAAAATTCCTGCTGACATGGATTTGCCAGGGCTTGATGTGTTTGTATGCACAGCTGACCCGCAAAAGGAGCCTACTGTGGAGGTTATGAACACAGTTTTATCAGCCTTAGCACTTGATTATCCTCCGGAGAAGTTAGCTGTGTATCTTTCGGATGATGGGGGTTCTTATATTACCTTGTATGCTCTAAAAGAAGCTTTTAGGTTTGCGACATGTTGGCTTCCATTTTGTAAGAAGTATGGAATCAAGACTAGGTGCCCCGAGGCTTTCTTTTCCTCGTTAGCAAAGTATGAACAGCTTCCTACGACTGATGAATTTAGTGCAGAGGATGAGGAACTTGAA ATGAAATACAGATTGGTCAAGAGAAATGTTGAGAAAGTTTGCGAAGAAGCAAGCATTTATGCTGTACAGGATCGGCCTGCTCATGTTGAG ATTATACATGGTGATACTGATATGAAGGATGAAGACAGAACTAAAATGCCTCTCCTTGTTTATGTCTCTCGCGAAAGAAGACCTTCTAAACCTCATCGTTTCAAAGCTGGAGCTCTCAATGCGCTT CTTCGAGTTTCAGAAAAATTTAGCAATGGCCCCTGCCTCTTGGTATTGGACTGTGACATGTACTGCAATGATCCTACTTCTCCTACACAAGCAATGTGCTTTCATCTCGATCCAGAAATGTCTCCATCTCTAGCTTTCGTTCAATTCCCACAGATGTTCTATAATATCAGCAAGAATGACATATATGATAACCAAGCCCGATCAGCTTACAGG ATAAAGTGGCAAGGAATGAATGGGATAAGAGGGCCATCACTTTCAGGTACCGGCTTTTACCTAAAGAGGAAGGCATTATATGGAAGTCCTAATTTTGAAG acAAGCATCTCTTTGAGCCTCAAAGCAGTTTTGGTATGTCTAGCAAGTTCACAGATTTGCAGAAATTTAGCAGTGAACAAGAAATTGCCAGATTTGAAGGTCCATCAGATGCTATCTTAAAAGAGGCCAAACTTTTGGCCTCCTGTGACTATGAAAGAAACACAAAATGGGGTGAAGAG ATAGGTTTCTCCTATGAAAGTCTGTTAGAGAGCACATTTACAGGGTACCTTCTGCACTGCAGAGGATGGACTTCGGTTTATCTTTGTCCAACCAGGCCATGTTTTCTGGGGTGCACCACTATTGACATGAAGGATGCCTTAGTTCAACTTGTGAAATGGAGCTCTGGGTTGTTGCAAATCGGTCTTTCAAGATTCAGTCCTCTCTCGTATGGCGTCTCAAGGATGTCCATTCTGCAAAGCATGTGCTATGgatattttacttttcaacCCCTTTTTGCCATTGCTTTACTGATATATGGCATAGTTCCCCAACTGTGCTTCTTGAAAGGCATTCCCTTGTACCCCAAG GTGTTAAGCCCATGGTTCGCTGTCTTTTCGACTGTTTATCTATCTGCACTAGGACAGCAGCTACACGAGGTCTTATCTGATGGAGGCACAATATGGACATGGTGGAATGAACAGAGAATTTGGGTGATAAAGTCAGTTTCTGGTAGCTTATTTGGATGCCTAGACCTTTCAATGAAACGGTTGGGAGTGAAGAAAACAACTTTCAGGCTGACAAATAAAGCAGTGGACAAAGAAAAGCTCGAAAAATACGAAAAGGGTGAGTTCGATTTCCAGGGGGCTGCAATGTTCATGGTTCCATTGTCAGTCCTGGTCATATTGAACATGGCATGCTTCATTGCTGGAATAAGGGGAGTTATCATCAGAAAGAATTATGGAGAGATGTTTGGGCAGATTTTTCTCTCCTTGTTCATCATGGTTCTTAGCTATCCCATGATTGAAGGGTTACtgaaaaagagcaaaaaggaGCAGTGA